A stretch of the Kroppenstedtia eburnea genome encodes the following:
- a CDS encoding sensor histidine kinase codes for MKSLYLRIVLTTFAIMVISSLLAFFASNLYYQVVLKPYNDKKNTRIALDVVQGFHGQHGEVSLDSYLKGIAGLSYQMYLVDERGKATSYGKPFRKTELAPGIVDSVQKGQVYHGMAHYPFGLFVTGFFENELQNSIGVPVEYGGSRYALFIRPDVENQFGEMRIFLAILLILTLGFSFLLVAASTRMIVRPVTILTEATKKIAEGNYRIELYTSRQDEIGNLARHFSMMANSLERLEAMRQEFVSNVSHEIQSPLASIQGFSQTLRTESLPEEEREQYLSIIENESRRLSSLSKQLLMLASLDKEETALDQTEFDVAAQIREVLRMLEWNWRDKELAIKTDLPPTRIRADAKLLHQVWTNLLNNAIKFTEPGGTITVTIDDFGEGGIEVKVRDTGVGIPGEDLPHIFERFYKADKSRSRKGKESGSGLGLSVVKKVVDLHGGTISVESEPGAGTGIRVWLPGK; via the coding sequence GTGAAGTCTCTCTATCTCCGGATCGTTCTCACCACCTTTGCCATCATGGTGATCAGCAGCTTGCTGGCCTTTTTTGCATCCAATCTGTATTACCAGGTGGTTCTGAAGCCGTACAACGATAAAAAGAACACCCGCATCGCCCTGGACGTGGTGCAAGGGTTCCACGGGCAACATGGGGAAGTGAGCCTGGACAGTTACCTGAAGGGGATCGCCGGATTGAGCTACCAGATGTACCTGGTGGATGAACGGGGAAAGGCGACTTCTTATGGCAAGCCCTTCCGAAAAACGGAGCTCGCCCCCGGGATCGTGGATTCGGTTCAAAAGGGACAGGTATATCACGGAATGGCCCACTATCCCTTCGGTTTGTTTGTGACCGGTTTTTTTGAAAACGAGTTGCAGAACAGTATCGGGGTTCCCGTTGAATACGGGGGAAGCCGGTATGCCCTGTTCATCCGTCCCGATGTGGAGAACCAGTTTGGAGAGATGCGCATTTTTCTGGCGATCCTGCTGATTCTCACCCTGGGCTTCAGTTTTCTGCTTGTTGCCGCCAGCACGCGGATGATCGTCCGTCCGGTCACCATCTTGACGGAAGCCACCAAAAAAATAGCCGAGGGAAACTACCGGATTGAATTGTACACGTCCCGACAGGATGAAATCGGAAACCTGGCCCGCCATTTTTCCATGATGGCGAACAGTTTGGAACGATTGGAAGCGATGCGCCAGGAATTCGTGTCCAACGTCTCCCATGAGATTCAGTCTCCGCTGGCCTCCATCCAGGGTTTCTCCCAGACGTTGCGCACCGAATCGTTGCCCGAGGAAGAGCGTGAACAGTATTTGTCCATCATTGAGAATGAGAGCAGACGACTCTCTTCTTTAAGCAAACAGCTGTTGATGCTGGCCTCCCTGGATAAAGAAGAGACCGCCTTGGACCAAACGGAGTTTGATGTGGCCGCTCAGATCAGAGAGGTGCTTCGGATGTTGGAATGGAACTGGCGGGACAAAGAGCTGGCCATCAAGACCGATCTGCCGCCGACCCGGATCCGTGCCGATGCCAAATTGCTTCATCAAGTGTGGACCAATTTGTTGAACAACGCCATCAAATTTACGGAACCGGGGGGAACGATCACCGTCACCATCGATGATTTCGGGGAGGGGGGAATAGAAGTCAAGGTACGGGATACCGGAGTGGGAATCCCCGGGGAAGATCTTCCCCACATTTTTGAACGCTTTTACAAAGCGGATAAATCCAGGAGTCGCAAGGGAAAAGAATCGGGCAGCGGTCTGGGACTTTCCGTGGTGAAGAAGGTGGTGGATCTCCACGGCGGCACCATTTCGGTGGAGAGTGAGCCTGGTGCGGGGACGGGGATCCGGGTTTGGCTGCCCGGAAAGTGA
- a CDS encoding response regulator transcription factor: MVRVLVADDDAHIRKLLRHHLQREGYRVLEAADGLEAAEWLEKEPIELAVVDIMMPNKDGYQLCREIREDYDLPVILLTAKDQLQDKEAGYRAGTDDYLTKPFEPKELLFRIKALLRRYQRVSADIIVLNGTAIDRKSYEVRSDGQTLLLPLKEFELLSQLGSYPGRVFTREELIRLVWGPDFAGDDRTVDVHIKRLRRRFADRAEDFVIQTVRGVGYKLEVSQP, from the coding sequence GTGGTCCGTGTGTTGGTTGCAGACGACGATGCACATATCCGGAAACTGCTGCGGCACCATTTGCAACGGGAAGGGTACAGGGTGCTGGAGGCGGCGGATGGATTGGAAGCTGCTGAATGGTTGGAGAAGGAACCGATTGAGTTGGCGGTCGTGGACATTATGATGCCCAACAAAGACGGATATCAACTGTGCAGAGAGATCCGGGAGGATTACGATCTGCCGGTGATCCTGTTGACGGCGAAGGATCAGTTGCAGGACAAAGAAGCGGGGTATCGTGCCGGAACGGATGATTACCTGACCAAACCCTTTGAACCAAAGGAGCTGCTGTTCCGGATCAAAGCACTGCTTCGTCGCTATCAACGGGTCAGTGCCGATATCATCGTACTGAACGGGACCGCCATCGACCGCAAAAGTTATGAAGTGCGCTCGGATGGGCAGACGTTGCTGCTGCCCCTGAAAGAGTTTGAACTTTTGTCCCAACTGGGCAGTTATCCGGGACGTGTCTTCACCCGGGAGGAATTGATCCGGTTGGTGTGGGGACCGGATTTTGCGGGAGATGACCGGACAGTGGATGTGCACATCAAACGTCTGCGCCGGCGCTTTGCCGACAGGGCGGAGGATTTTGTCATCCAGACGGTCCGGGGAGTGGGCTACAAATTGGAGGTTTCCCAGCCGTGA
- the ccpA gene encoding catabolite control protein A: MGRKKETVTIYDVAREAGVSMATVSRVVNGNPNVKPLTRKKVLETIRRMGYRPNAVARGLASKRTTTVGVVIPDISYAFFAELARGIEDIANMYHYNIILCNSDLKKDKELQLIEALFEKQVDGLLFLGGKVTDEHREIFSGSDVPVVLAATRDDKENRPYVTIDQVQAAKEATGVLIREGHQRIGLLGGPLTDPIIGYPRYLGYKEALLESGLPFEEKWIRMGNYRYDSGLKAAKELLETEEGPTAIFAVNDEMAAGAIHAAQDLGKRVPEEISVIGFDNIPLATQVRPLLSTVAVPMYDIGAVAMRLLTKYMNDEPIENNQVVLEYRLELRDSTRLQGEPAH; this comes from the coding sequence ATGGGCAGGAAAAAAGAGACCGTTACCATCTATGATGTGGCCAGGGAGGCGGGGGTTTCCATGGCCACCGTATCCCGGGTGGTCAATGGCAATCCCAACGTCAAACCGTTGACCCGAAAAAAAGTGCTGGAAACGATCCGGCGCATGGGATACCGACCCAACGCCGTGGCCCGGGGACTGGCCAGTAAAAGAACCACCACTGTCGGCGTGGTGATCCCGGATATATCCTATGCGTTTTTTGCGGAACTGGCCCGGGGAATCGAAGATATCGCAAATATGTACCATTACAATATCATTCTTTGCAACTCCGACCTCAAAAAGGACAAGGAGCTGCAGTTGATTGAGGCCCTTTTTGAAAAACAGGTGGACGGGCTTCTCTTTCTCGGCGGCAAGGTGACGGATGAGCACCGGGAGATTTTTTCCGGCTCGGATGTCCCGGTCGTTTTGGCTGCCACCCGGGATGACAAAGAGAATCGTCCTTATGTCACCATAGACCAGGTACAGGCGGCAAAGGAGGCGACGGGGGTTCTGATCCGGGAAGGTCACCAACGGATCGGACTGCTGGGGGGACCGTTGACGGATCCGATCATCGGATATCCCCGCTATCTGGGGTACAAGGAAGCGCTGTTGGAAAGTGGGCTCCCCTTTGAGGAAAAATGGATTCGGATGGGGAACTACCGTTATGATTCAGGACTGAAGGCGGCCAAGGAATTGTTGGAGACGGAGGAGGGACCGACGGCCATCTTCGCTGTCAATGACGAAATGGCAGCAGGGGCGATTCACGCGGCTCAGGACCTCGGGAAGCGAGTGCCGGAAGAGATCTCGGTGATCGGTTTTGACAATATTCCCTTGGCTACTCAGGTTCGTCCTCTCCTGTCCACGGTGGCGGTCCCGATGTATGATATCGGGGCGGTGGCGATGCGTCTGTTGACCAAATACATGAATGATGAACCCATCGAAAATAATCAAGTGGTGCTGGAATACCGTCTGGAATTGCGCGACTCCACCCGTCTTCAAGGGGAACCGGCTCATTGA
- a CDS encoding bifunctional 3-deoxy-7-phosphoheptulonate synthase/chorismate mutase, producing the protein MGHELDRLRQQMDEINMQILELLSRRAELAQIIGEVKKKQGINRFDPVRERSMLERITAVNPGPFDDDTIRHLFKQIFKAALDLQQKDHKKALLVSRKRQPEDTVVRIGEAVVGGKSKTVVAGPCSVESEEQVRQVARAVRDQGLTLLRGGAFKPRTSPYDFQGLGEEGLRILRKVADEFQLKVVSEIVNPADIERAERYIDVIQIGARNMQNFELLKAAGASRLPIFLKRGMSATVEEFLFAAEYIVSRGNSQVMLCERGIRTYEKWTRNTLDISAVPLLKQESHLPVFVDITHSTGRRDIQLPVARAALAAGADGIMLEVHPDPAVALSDANQQIDIPQFETFMEEMRKSGVHPAADPVIG; encoded by the coding sequence ATGGGCCACGAACTGGATCGACTCCGGCAACAGATGGACGAGATCAACATGCAGATTTTGGAACTTTTGAGTCGGCGGGCCGAATTGGCACAGATCATCGGAGAAGTCAAAAAAAAGCAGGGAATCAATCGTTTTGATCCCGTCCGGGAAAGAAGCATGCTGGAGAGGATCACGGCGGTCAATCCCGGTCCTTTCGATGACGACACCATTCGTCATCTGTTTAAACAAATTTTCAAAGCTGCCCTCGATCTGCAACAGAAAGACCATAAGAAGGCACTTTTGGTCAGCCGGAAACGGCAGCCTGAAGACACGGTGGTACGGATCGGAGAGGCTGTCGTCGGAGGAAAGTCAAAAACAGTAGTGGCGGGCCCCTGTTCCGTGGAGTCCGAGGAGCAGGTCCGTCAGGTGGCCCGGGCTGTACGTGACCAAGGTTTGACTCTCTTGCGCGGGGGTGCCTTCAAACCGAGGACCTCCCCTTACGATTTTCAGGGATTGGGAGAAGAGGGACTCCGAATCCTTCGGAAAGTGGCGGATGAATTTCAGTTGAAAGTGGTCAGCGAAATCGTCAACCCTGCGGATATTGAACGGGCTGAACGCTATATCGATGTGATTCAGATCGGTGCCCGCAACATGCAAAACTTTGAATTGCTGAAGGCGGCAGGTGCCTCCCGGCTCCCCATCTTCCTCAAACGGGGCATGTCCGCGACGGTGGAAGAGTTCCTGTTTGCAGCGGAATACATCGTATCCAGAGGGAACAGTCAGGTCATGCTCTGTGAGCGGGGAATTCGCACATACGAAAAATGGACCCGGAACACCTTGGATATATCTGCAGTTCCGTTGTTGAAACAGGAGAGTCATCTGCCTGTTTTCGTCGATATCACCCATTCCACGGGCCGGCGGGACATCCAGTTGCCCGTGGCCAGGGCGGCTCTCGCCGCAGGCGCCGACGGAATCATGCTGGAGGTGCATCCGGACCCGGCAGTCGCCCTGTCGGATGCCAATCAGCAAATCGATATCCCGCAGTTTGAAACATTTATGGAAGAGATGAGGAAGAGCGGTGTCCATCCGGCGGCAGATCCTGTGATCGGCTGA
- a CDS encoding anti-sigma factor family protein, which produces MSSCKDMDRLIQLYVDREIEEADCIRLGKHVAECETCRNDLQEMIALVQSLEEIRNHRAPSKSVAWINQLIKWAAVCTSIAFLMAFFPGMTQHRSTPISKMANGAGEDVAAKTHHLTVLATQAEKLHIPKNDYVQVIRPRKAPREAQLETALVYPSALPIILDGKPDWFKEVKRFVFVRVPDDKTMGMILAASGLSSEKSDWEKNHFPLSVILVTGKNPRMETFTFPDNKQKISRWFDQMAATPAIR; this is translated from the coding sequence ATGTCTTCTTGCAAGGATATGGATCGTCTGATCCAACTCTACGTGGACCGGGAGATTGAAGAGGCGGACTGTATAAGACTGGGAAAGCATGTGGCGGAGTGCGAAACCTGCCGCAACGACCTGCAGGAGATGATCGCCCTGGTCCAATCCCTGGAAGAAATCCGAAATCACCGGGCTCCGTCCAAATCCGTCGCCTGGATCAATCAACTGATCAAATGGGCGGCTGTCTGTACCTCGATTGCATTTCTGATGGCTTTTTTTCCCGGAATGACCCAACACCGGAGCACCCCCATCAGTAAAATGGCCAACGGAGCCGGGGAGGATGTTGCGGCGAAGACCCATCACCTGACAGTGTTGGCCACACAAGCGGAAAAGCTCCATATCCCGAAAAACGATTATGTTCAAGTGATCCGTCCGAGAAAAGCCCCGCGGGAGGCGCAATTGGAAACAGCGCTGGTCTACCCGAGCGCCCTTCCCATCATCCTGGACGGTAAGCCGGATTGGTTCAAAGAGGTGAAGCGGTTTGTCTTTGTACGGGTTCCCGACGACAAAACCATGGGAATGATTTTGGCTGCTTCGGGTCTCTCTTCAGAGAAAAGTGACTGGGAAAAAAATCATTTTCCCTTGTCCGTCATCCTCGTCACCGGAAAAAATCCCCGGATGGAGACATTTACCTTCCCCGATAACAAACAGAAAATTTCCCGCTGGTTTGACCAGATGGCGGCCACACCCGCGATTCGTTGA
- a CDS encoding RNA polymerase sigma factor, which yields MSSLDKTQRKTVTDEFLERLQEHRRYLYHIAYRLTGNTEDAKDLTQETLWQAHRKSSKYVYEKSLKAWLRTMMTNRFRDQKRKKSLKLVALEDAFIQSEPPHSVNVSVEEQVEQRMMLEEVKAEIRDLPEIYRRVVELRHFRGYSYAEVSEALDLPEGTVKTQLFRARKMLKERLSRK from the coding sequence ATGAGCAGTCTTGATAAAACGCAAAGAAAAACTGTCACAGACGAGTTTCTGGAACGCCTCCAGGAACATCGACGCTATCTGTATCACATCGCTTACCGCTTGACAGGCAATACGGAAGACGCAAAGGATCTGACACAGGAGACCCTTTGGCAAGCGCATCGCAAATCCAGCAAATATGTGTATGAGAAATCTCTGAAAGCATGGCTCCGCACCATGATGACCAACCGATTCAGAGACCAAAAAAGGAAAAAAAGCTTGAAACTGGTTGCCCTGGAAGACGCGTTTATACAATCAGAACCACCCCACTCGGTCAATGTCTCCGTTGAGGAGCAAGTGGAACAGCGGATGATGTTGGAAGAAGTGAAGGCGGAGATCCGGGACCTTCCCGAGATTTACCGCCGGGTGGTCGAGCTCCGGCATTTTCGCGGATACTCCTACGCGGAGGTCAGCGAAGCTCTGGATCTCCCGGAAGGGACAGTAAAAACCCAGCTGTTTCGCGCGCGGAAGATGTTGAAAGAGCGACTTTCACGAAAGTAA
- a CDS encoding EamA family transporter encodes MNKELIYALLAAFSFGVAPIFEKLGLARTEPTMALFLRASVTTAIISVFLFMTARSGKLAIPDLQSLIYVLLGGVFGVLFAQYFYFKALQFGEVGRVMPVVGSFPVLAFLLSVVIFGEAITVSKVAGVVLVTCGVVLLGD; translated from the coding sequence ATGAATAAAGAACTGATTTATGCACTGTTGGCGGCTTTCAGTTTCGGAGTGGCCCCCATTTTCGAGAAGCTGGGGCTGGCCCGTACGGAACCGACGATGGCTTTGTTTCTCCGGGCATCGGTGACGACAGCCATCATTTCCGTCTTTCTCTTTATGACAGCCAGAAGCGGCAAGCTGGCAATACCCGACCTGCAGTCTCTGATCTATGTTCTGCTGGGAGGGGTGTTTGGGGTTCTTTTTGCCCAGTATTTTTATTTTAAGGCCCTCCAGTTTGGAGAGGTGGGACGGGTGATGCCCGTAGTGGGGAGCTTCCCGGTCCTGGCTTTCCTGCTGTCAGTGGTGATCTTCGGAGAGGCGATCACTGTTTCCAAAGTGGCCGGTGTGGTTCTGGTCACTTGCGGTGTGGTTCTTCTCGGCGATTAA
- a CDS encoding YtxH domain-containing protein, with protein MGKSSGNGKLFFGAVVGGLVGAAAAMLLTPKTGRQMRKEILESLDDARETLRDRSGEMGRFAGNLKEAATEKWIDIRDTATESLKKSKGEGSGAAEVKSGKEWVEIGTKSDPASSD; from the coding sequence ATGGGTAAAAGCAGTGGCAACGGAAAACTGTTTTTCGGTGCAGTGGTCGGAGGTTTGGTGGGGGCGGCAGCGGCCATGCTCCTCACTCCCAAGACGGGGCGTCAAATGCGCAAAGAGATTCTGGAAAGCCTGGATGATGCACGTGAGACGCTCAGGGACCGCTCCGGTGAGATGGGCCGGTTTGCAGGCAATCTGAAAGAGGCCGCCACGGAGAAATGGATTGATATCAGGGATACCGCCACAGAATCCTTGAAGAAATCCAAAGGGGAAGGGTCCGGGGCTGCTGAGGTGAAATCCGGCAAGGAATGGGTGGAGATCGGGACCAAATCGGATCCGGCCTCATCAGACTGA
- a CDS encoding DUF948 domain-containing protein: MIIEISVAVASLAFVILVAAVVLSLRKVNQTLDSVDRTLKEVRPQLEEVADESRKTLIETRKLIDDMNRKSQQTDVFFESVQGLGHSFQELSTGIARTASAQKERLANVTALVGSGLELLRRWRSERRSDKQDKIKRVN, encoded by the coding sequence TTGATCATTGAAATCAGTGTTGCCGTTGCCTCCCTGGCCTTTGTCATCCTGGTGGCGGCTGTTGTGCTCTCTCTTCGGAAGGTGAACCAGACGTTGGATTCGGTGGACCGGACGTTAAAAGAAGTTCGTCCCCAACTGGAGGAGGTTGCCGACGAATCCCGCAAGACGTTGATTGAAACGAGAAAGTTGATCGATGATATGAACCGGAAAAGCCAACAGACAGATGTCTTTTTTGAATCCGTTCAGGGCCTGGGCCACAGTTTTCAGGAATTATCCACCGGGATCGCCCGTACAGCTTCCGCTCAGAAAGAGCGCCTGGCGAATGTGACGGCCCTGGTGGGTTCCGGGTTGGAATTGCTGAGAAGATGGCGTTCGGAGAGACGTTCTGACAAACAAGATAAGATCAAGCGGGTTAATTAA
- the nagZ gene encoding beta-N-acetylhexosaminidase → MSPSLRGGLLLVLILAVTVLPSSHPGAGGGMIGWSPKAEGKQLEGTIQDTIGKMTLEQKVGQMFMVGFHNEDRPAQEMNRQIRTLIRDHHVGGVILFDRNIGNPRQTAELNNSMQRLALSASPGIPLLISIDQEGGKVARIREGVTQFPGGMTLGASGNPDLARRSGQVAGSELRAMGFNMNMAPVLDVNNNPKNPVIGTRSFSGDPRQVVEMASAQIQGYHDGGVLTVVKHFPGHGDTSTDSHIDLPTVPHSMDRLNRVELVPFKGVLNRTDAVMSAHITFPALDDTPGLPGTLSQKVLTGLLRERLGYDGVIITDDLEMGAIVDNFPAEEAAIRAVKAGADILLISHDLNRQQASIRGIRDAVKRGEISEARIDRSLRRILHLKGKRTGVASLAEQSVTPVNQVAERVGTARNDQVARRTAEAGLTLLQDPKGLIPRAPDKQQELLVVSVAGGRELEKSLQGYGFRTQHRELDPDPSQQEISKLVEQSTAVDGVIVGTSRAEIHSGQRRLVQALSERGIPVIVLGLDTPYEVSVFPGDVTYLALYGYDSHLMKAAAGAIAGKIPIRGKLPVAIPGRYPAGHGLGR, encoded by the coding sequence TTGTCTCCTTCCCTTCGGGGCGGACTGCTGTTGGTACTGATTTTGGCTGTGACTGTTCTTCCATCATCCCATCCCGGAGCGGGAGGGGGGATGATCGGCTGGTCTCCGAAGGCGGAGGGAAAACAGCTGGAAGGGACGATTCAGGATACGATCGGGAAGATGACCCTGGAACAAAAAGTGGGACAGATGTTTATGGTCGGTTTTCACAACGAAGACCGACCCGCACAGGAAATGAACCGGCAGATCCGGACACTGATCCGCGATCACCATGTGGGCGGGGTGATCCTGTTTGACCGCAACATCGGAAATCCACGGCAGACGGCGGAGTTGAACAACAGCATGCAACGCCTGGCTCTGTCCGCCTCCCCAGGGATTCCCTTGTTGATCTCCATCGATCAGGAAGGGGGGAAGGTGGCCCGGATCCGCGAAGGCGTGACACAGTTTCCCGGGGGTATGACTCTGGGGGCTTCGGGAAACCCCGATCTCGCCCGGCGATCCGGTCAGGTGGCAGGCAGTGAGCTCCGGGCGATGGGATTCAATATGAACATGGCTCCGGTCCTGGATGTGAATAACAACCCGAAAAACCCGGTGATCGGGACCCGCTCCTTCTCCGGCGATCCCCGTCAGGTGGTTGAGATGGCTTCGGCCCAGATTCAGGGGTATCACGATGGAGGTGTGCTGACGGTGGTCAAACATTTTCCCGGACACGGGGATACCTCCACCGATTCCCACATCGATCTGCCCACGGTCCCCCATTCGATGGACAGGCTCAACCGGGTGGAACTGGTTCCGTTCAAAGGGGTTTTGAACCGGACCGATGCCGTGATGTCTGCTCATATCACCTTCCCGGCACTGGATGACACCCCGGGCCTTCCCGGCACCCTCTCACAGAAAGTGTTGACCGGTTTGTTGCGGGAGCGGCTGGGGTATGATGGGGTGATCATTACCGATGATCTGGAGATGGGGGCGATCGTGGACAACTTCCCTGCGGAAGAAGCGGCGATCCGGGCGGTGAAAGCCGGTGCCGATATTCTGCTCATCTCTCACGACCTCAACCGCCAACAGGCCTCCATCCGGGGAATCCGGGATGCAGTCAAGAGAGGGGAGATCTCCGAAGCCCGCATTGACCGCTCCCTCCGACGCATCCTCCACCTCAAAGGCAAGCGGACCGGGGTGGCTTCCCTTGCGGAGCAATCCGTCACCCCGGTGAACCAGGTCGCGGAACGGGTGGGTACTGCCCGTAATGATCAGGTGGCCCGGAGGACGGCGGAAGCCGGTTTGACTCTCCTCCAGGATCCAAAGGGGCTGATTCCCCGGGCACCGGATAAACAGCAGGAGCTGCTGGTGGTGTCTGTCGCAGGGGGGCGGGAACTGGAAAAGTCGTTGCAAGGTTACGGCTTCCGCACGCAACATCGGGAACTGGATCCCGACCCGTCACAACAGGAGATCAGTAAACTGGTGGAGCAATCAACAGCTGTGGACGGGGTGATCGTGGGAACATCACGGGCGGAGATCCATTCCGGACAGCGCCGGTTGGTCCAAGCCCTCTCAGAGAGGGGGATTCCGGTTATCGTCCTCGGCTTGGACACACCTTATGAAGTTTCGGTGTTTCCAGGGGATGTCACCTATCTGGCTCTCTACGGTTATGATTCACATTTGATGAAAGCCGCTGCCGGTGCGATCGCCGGCAAAATCCCGATCCGCGGCAAACTTCCGGTGGCCATCCCCGGCCGGTATCCGGCAGGCCACGGATTGGGCAGATAA
- a CDS encoding isocitrate/isopropylmalate family dehydrogenase — MDKKTIVVLEGDQTGQELLEESLRLLDPEVIGFEIELQKFDLSLENRRNTKNEVVYEAARAMKEAGYGIKAATVTPEAKGDVGSPNAILRQEIDGKVIVRTGRRIPGVRPVGGAFAPISVIRMAVGDAYGAKEWREGEGIDEISWRTESIDRKTCRAVAEYAFRHAKRTHAKVFGGPKYTVSPIYEGMLKEEMDAASERYPEVAYEPQLIDATYALLLNNTGDSLVIPALNRDGDCLSDMILQLFGSLAGSESIVMSFDEDFNPKVIMAEAPHGTAPTLFGKNLANPMAMILAGASLLSHLNTEEASLASRAIYEATIETVKEGHRTADLGGSATTTEFTSEVIQKVQTKLEVWKSMHM; from the coding sequence TTGGACAAAAAAACAATTGTCGTACTGGAAGGCGATCAGACCGGTCAGGAGCTCCTGGAAGAATCTTTGCGCCTTCTCGATCCGGAAGTGATCGGTTTTGAGATTGAACTCCAAAAGTTTGACCTGAGTCTGGAAAACCGCCGCAACACCAAAAACGAAGTCGTATACGAGGCTGCCCGGGCCATGAAGGAAGCGGGATACGGCATCAAAGCCGCCACGGTCACCCCCGAAGCAAAAGGGGATGTGGGCAGCCCCAATGCCATTCTGCGCCAGGAGATCGACGGGAAAGTGATTGTCCGCACCGGACGCCGCATCCCCGGGGTTCGTCCCGTCGGAGGTGCCTTCGCCCCTATTTCGGTGATCCGGATGGCGGTGGGAGATGCTTACGGTGCCAAGGAATGGCGGGAAGGTGAAGGAATCGATGAAATCTCCTGGCGAACGGAATCCATCGACCGGAAAACCTGCCGCGCCGTGGCCGAATACGCCTTCCGTCACGCCAAACGGACCCATGCCAAAGTTTTCGGCGGTCCCAAATACACCGTCAGTCCTATTTATGAGGGAATGCTGAAGGAAGAAATGGATGCCGCCAGTGAAAGGTACCCGGAGGTGGCTTATGAACCCCAATTGATTGACGCCACCTACGCCCTGCTCCTGAACAACACCGGTGATTCCTTGGTGATCCCCGCTCTCAACCGGGATGGCGACTGCCTGAGTGACATGATTTTGCAACTCTTCGGCTCCCTCGCCGGCTCGGAGTCGATTGTGATGAGTTTTGACGAGGATTTCAACCCGAAAGTGATCATGGCGGAAGCCCCTCACGGCACTGCGCCCACCCTTTTCGGCAAAAATCTGGCCAACCCGATGGCGATGATCCTGGCCGGCGCCTCCCTTCTGTCCCACCTCAACACGGAAGAAGCCTCCCTCGCTTCCCGTGCCATCTATGAAGCCACGATTGAAACAGTGAAGGAAGGACACCGCACGGCAGATCTGGGAGGCAGTGCCACCACCACCGAATTCACTTCCGAAGTGATTCAAAAGGTGCAGACCAAGCTGGAAGTGTGGAAAAGCATGCATATGTAA